One genomic segment of Marinitoga piezophila KA3 includes these proteins:
- a CDS encoding ATP-binding cassette domain-containing protein has translation MKKIKNIINFIYSRLGNKIKGSVFLIIIVSLIANILAIILPLFQKNIIDAIVKSNLENGLIFIFLISGLTISLIYIIESLLLEKLFRNLKGRIQYELLTSITRQSNKIIDQRGPGAYMTGLFGNSEQIAMLLKKNYFSMIIGIIVSLFALIISAKWTLTFPLLIVGSYILIFSIIKITNKIHISNFNKARELVFETNPKVLEFIENKRSISGYGNILKLENRIYKLFEERDNYFKKASYASIFGNSSIVAIKNIVLTIFFILSMFQIQKGNLELSAFIAILSYFPIVFKPIDSIQEIYSNINKFEMFYKRIEDNLLKKPKLDLPENNKIKISNCSFSYSNTEIIENLNLEINKKIGLVGLSGEGKSTILKMIFGEISPLRGYVEFGNKDVRNIHKPFVYSSIRYYSQEMEIFDEDLNFNVTLGKIGLSKNEYMEKLKNYEAQLFKLIKKIKTMKEPLNLKNLDYEYINMIYEIFNINDCYVEKENLLYEIIEKIKDNKINVSFVAEILFSRDYYILEKYENIIKELELEKLGNRKLGQRGKKISGGEKNRVCMARFLLPEHNGPFIIDEPFTSLDAISEEKNLKILKEYIKNKNGIIISHKINIIKELADEIIVIDKGKIIEKGTHNELIQNQKLYSKIHKNFVKMKNV, from the coding sequence ATGAAAAAGATAAAAAATATTATAAATTTCATATATTCAAGATTAGGAAATAAAATAAAAGGAAGCGTATTTTTAATAATAATAGTCTCACTAATTGCAAATATTCTTGCCATTATTTTGCCATTGTTCCAAAAAAATATAATAGACGCTATTGTTAAGAGTAATTTAGAAAATGGATTAATATTTATTTTTCTTATATCAGGATTAACCATTTCGTTGATATATATAATTGAATCATTATTATTAGAAAAACTATTTAGAAATTTGAAGGGACGCATACAATATGAATTATTGACATCCATAACAAGACAAAGTAATAAAATTATTGACCAAAGAGGACCTGGCGCATATATGACAGGTCTTTTTGGTAATTCAGAACAAATAGCTATGCTATTAAAAAAGAATTATTTTTCTATGATTATAGGTATTATAGTAAGTTTATTTGCATTGATAATTTCTGCAAAATGGACATTAACATTTCCACTATTAATTGTAGGCTCTTATATATTGATTTTTTCAATAATAAAGATAACAAACAAAATTCATATAAGTAATTTCAATAAAGCAAGAGAATTGGTATTTGAAACAAATCCAAAAGTACTGGAATTTATTGAAAACAAAAGGAGTATAAGCGGATATGGAAATATATTAAAGCTTGAAAATAGGATATATAAATTATTTGAAGAAAGAGATAATTATTTTAAAAAAGCATCATATGCATCAATATTTGGTAATTCATCAATAGTAGCAATAAAAAATATAGTATTGACAATATTTTTTATACTTTCAATGTTTCAAATACAGAAAGGAAATCTTGAATTATCAGCATTTATAGCAATATTATCATATTTCCCTATAGTGTTTAAACCCATAGATTCAATTCAGGAAATATATTCCAATATAAATAAATTCGAAATGTTTTACAAACGTATAGAAGACAATCTTTTAAAGAAACCTAAATTGGATTTACCTGAGAACAATAAAATAAAAATAAGCAATTGTTCATTTTCATATTCTAATACAGAAATAATAGAAAATCTTAATTTAGAGATAAATAAAAAAATAGGGCTTGTTGGATTATCAGGAGAGGGAAAGAGCACAATATTAAAAATGATTTTTGGAGAAATTTCACCGCTTAGAGGATATGTGGAATTTGGAAATAAAGATGTAAGAAATATACATAAACCTTTTGTTTATTCCAGTATAAGATATTATTCACAGGAAATGGAAATATTCGATGAAGATTTAAATTTTAATGTAACCCTTGGAAAAATTGGACTATCTAAAAATGAATATATGGAAAAATTAAAAAATTATGAAGCACAATTATTTAAACTTATAAAAAAAATAAAGACAATGAAAGAGCCTTTAAATTTAAAAAATCTTGATTATGAATATATAAATATGATATATGAAATCTTTAATATTAATGATTGTTATGTAGAGAAAGAAAATCTTCTATATGAAATAATTGAAAAAATAAAAGATAACAAAATTAATGTCTCATTTGTGGCTGAAATATTATTCTCGCGTGATTACTACATACTGGAAAAATATGAAAATATAATAAAAGAATTGGAACTTGAGAAATTGGGAAATAGAAAATTAGGGCAAAGAGGTAAAAAAATATCCGGTGGTGAAAAAAATAGAGTATGTATGGCAAGATTTTTGTTGCCAGAACATAATGGGCCATTTATAATAGATGAACCATTTACAAGTCTTGATGCGATATCTGAAGAAAAAAATCTCAAAATATTAAAAGAATATATAAAAAACAAAAATGGAATAATAATATCGCATAAGATAAATATTATAAAAGAATTAGCAGATGAGATAATAGTTATAGATAAAGGAAAAATAATTGAAAAAGGAACACACAATGAATTAATTCAAAATCAAAAGCTTTATAGCAAAATACATAAAAACTTTGTGAAAATGAAAAATGTATAA
- a CDS encoding ATP-binding cassette domain-containing protein: protein MIKFENVVKEYKLKKDKAVTALKGISFEIEKGDICFYLGPNGAGKSTTIKLLLGILKPDDGKILINNNELKKKYKKEYLKRIGISIGNKSHLIWDIPVIESLKLVGKLYKVPEKVSDERIKYMAEKLNITHVLNKPAKFLSLGERVKSDMICALIHEPEIVYLDEPTIGVDILSKEIIFEFIKEHNEKNKTTFFITTHDISWVEKVNTKLILIDKGKKIYSGEVEKLKQNYKIPESFMIEFDKKIDINNFLDFKDKFLEFKTSDNKISFVSNNHNVHIEFINYCFKNYNVVRINEMTNKKLEDIIISITKKESEKYGQF from the coding sequence ATGATAAAATTTGAAAATGTTGTAAAAGAATATAAGTTAAAAAAAGATAAGGCGGTAACAGCACTTAAAGGAATTTCATTTGAAATAGAAAAGGGAGATATCTGTTTTTATCTCGGGCCAAATGGAGCTGGGAAATCAACAACAATAAAATTATTGCTTGGAATATTAAAACCAGATGATGGAAAAATATTAATAAACAATAATGAATTAAAGAAAAAATATAAAAAAGAATATTTGAAAAGAATCGGAATAAGTATAGGTAACAAGTCCCATTTAATATGGGACATTCCAGTTATAGAATCGCTTAAATTGGTGGGGAAATTATATAAAGTCCCTGAAAAAGTATCAGATGAACGGATAAAATATATGGCCGAAAAGTTAAATATCACACATGTACTGAATAAACCTGCAAAGTTTTTATCTCTTGGTGAGAGAGTAAAATCTGATATGATATGTGCTTTAATTCATGAACCTGAAATTGTATATCTTGATGAGCCAACAATAGGGGTTGATATATTATCAAAAGAGATAATATTCGAATTTATAAAGGAACATAATGAGAAAAATAAAACCACATTCTTTATAACCACGCATGATATAAGCTGGGTGGAAAAGGTAAATACAAAATTAATTTTAATAGATAAAGGAAAGAAAATATATTCAGGTGAGGTTGAAAAATTAAAACAAAATTATAAAATACCGGAATCATTTATGATTGAATTTGATAAGAAGATTGATATAAATAACTTTTTAGATTTTAAAGATAAATTCCTTGAGTTTAAAACAAGCGATAATAAAATATCTTTTGTATCAAATAATCATAATGTCCATATTGAATTTATAAATTATTGCTTTAAGAATTATAATGTGGTGAGAATAAATGAAATGACAAATAAAAAACTTGAAGATATAATAATTTCAATCACAAAAAAGGAAAGTGAAAAATATGGCCAATTTTAA
- a CDS encoding YjjG family noncanonical pyrimidine nucleotidase yields the protein MKYEIVYFDLDHTLLDFPKSERYALFEVLKSLNVEPKEEFIEIYVPINEKWWKLFSEGKYPKEVIIVERFKEFFKEAGINKDVDFQKISNLYLENLSKAGFFFDGAEEFLFKLREMGQRMAAITNGVEKVQQGRSKILKLDRFFEFVLTSEKAGKPKPDPIIFYKAAEISGVPIEKSIYIGDNPDSDYLGAKNAGMDFILYDPEDIHQDLQCKRVRNYEEILRELL from the coding sequence ATGAAATATGAAATAGTATATTTTGATTTAGATCATACGTTATTGGATTTTCCAAAATCTGAAAGATACGCATTATTTGAAGTGTTAAAATCTTTAAATGTTGAACCTAAAGAAGAATTTATAGAAATATATGTACCTATAAATGAAAAATGGTGGAAATTATTTTCTGAAGGGAAATATCCTAAAGAAGTGATTATAGTAGAAAGATTTAAAGAATTTTTTAAAGAAGCGGGCATAAATAAAGATGTGGATTTTCAAAAAATTTCTAATTTATATCTTGAAAACCTTTCAAAAGCCGGTTTTTTCTTTGATGGAGCTGAGGAATTTCTATTTAAGTTAAGAGAAATGGGACAAAGAATGGCAGCAATTACAAATGGTGTTGAAAAGGTTCAACAGGGAAGAAGCAAAATTTTAAAATTAGATCGTTTTTTTGAATTTGTCTTAACTTCTGAAAAAGCTGGAAAACCAAAACCTGACCCCATTATTTTTTATAAAGCTGCAGAAATTTCTGGTGTTCCAATTGAAAAATCAATATATATTGGTGATAATCCTGATTCTGATTATCTGGGAGCCAAAAACGCCGGAATGGATTTTATACTATATGATCCAGAAGATATTCATCAGGATTTACAATGCAAAAGAGTAAGAAATTATGAAGAAATATTAAGGGAGTTATTATAA
- a CDS encoding GGDEF domain-containing protein has product MKKSILNTMAIILVFLGILAISGNFFLQIQKEQKSLVILKKSIEVIKNTSNAIFHLQKERGYMNMHICGDENIIEKIKHEQKEVDFYLNNIEKAFVDDSCCANIEKIKYSIENIRKENFQKKSNIDIFVEYTNIINELLRFYYYPLKEDSFPETAKTLLSIYLIEENKEFIGEFRGIFSALIVDKRPPSERELYIINKSYYGLTEIINFMEFPFREETLKKLKNIKNMDQYKDLENYYKSLFNLTYYHLNAGEVFDNLSELISYTQEIINIEIKELESNVASILKEKQKMIVLDAGFILFNIILLTFIVYNYMALNKVKENLDYTATHDSLTKLPNRKFFFDNAEKMLELGKRNNLKYAVLFMDLDNFKSVNDNFGHDKGDELLIDFANILKAHMRKSDLIARFGGDEFVVLMQYKEIEDITLVIKRIQESTKREYKIKNKSFIVTTSIGVSLFPEHSQGIEELLKLADMAMYKAKKQKNTYVIYEMEEK; this is encoded by the coding sequence ATGAAAAAGAGTATTTTAAATACTATGGCTATAATCCTTGTTTTTTTAGGTATTTTAGCAATTTCAGGTAACTTTTTTTTACAAATCCAAAAGGAACAAAAAAGCCTGGTTATTTTAAAAAAATCAATAGAAGTTATTAAAAATACATCTAATGCAATATTTCATCTTCAAAAGGAAAGAGGATATATGAATATGCATATATGTGGAGATGAAAATATTATAGAAAAAATCAAACATGAGCAAAAAGAAGTTGATTTTTATCTCAATAATATAGAAAAAGCTTTTGTGGACGATAGTTGTTGTGCAAATATTGAAAAAATCAAATACTCTATTGAAAATATTAGAAAGGAGAATTTTCAGAAAAAGAGTAATATAGATATATTTGTTGAATATACCAATATCATAAATGAATTATTGAGATTTTATTATTATCCATTAAAAGAAGATTCTTTTCCTGAGACAGCAAAAACTCTTTTATCTATATATCTAATAGAGGAAAATAAGGAATTTATCGGTGAATTTAGAGGAATTTTTTCTGCTCTGATTGTTGATAAAAGGCCACCGTCAGAAAGAGAATTATATATCATTAATAAGAGCTATTATGGATTAACAGAAATAATTAATTTTATGGAATTTCCATTTAGAGAAGAAACATTAAAAAAATTAAAAAATATTAAAAATATGGATCAATATAAAGATCTTGAAAATTATTACAAATCTCTTTTTAATTTAACTTATTATCATTTAAATGCTGGAGAGGTATTTGACAATTTATCAGAGCTTATTTCTTATACACAGGAAATAATTAATATTGAAATTAAAGAACTTGAAAGTAATGTGGCAAGTATATTAAAAGAAAAACAGAAGATGATAGTTCTTGATGCGGGATTTATATTATTTAATATAATTCTATTGACATTTATAGTATATAATTATATGGCTTTAAATAAAGTAAAAGAAAATCTTGACTACACGGCAACACATGATTCGCTTACAAAATTACCAAATAGAAAATTCTTTTTTGATAATGCAGAAAAAATGCTGGAATTGGGAAAAAGAAATAATTTAAAGTATGCAGTTTTATTTATGGACCTTGATAATTTCAAATCAGTAAATGATAATTTTGGACATGATAAAGGTGATGAATTACTAATTGATTTTGCCAATATTTTAAAAGCACATATGAGAAAATCAGATTTAATAGCAAGATTTGGTGGAGATGAATTTGTTGTTTTAATGCAATATAAAGAAATAGAAGATATAACTCTTGTTATAAAAAGGATTCAGGAGAGTACAAAAAGGGAATATAAAATAAAAAATAAAAGCTTTATTGTAACTACGAGTATAGGAGTTTCATTATTTCCTGAACATAGTCAGGGAATTGAAGAATTGCTTAAATTAGCGGATATGGCTATGTATAAAGCTAAAAAACAAAAAAATACCTACGTAATATATGAAATGGAGGAGAAATAA
- a CDS encoding PfkB family carbohydrate kinase, producing MKIDVYGAIFYDIYIYGEEPHKSEILEFPGGSGFNISYTLYKLGNEVYFNGVIGNDFKGNFLKEKTPFKNIKEIKNQETAVFISKNDIPLAVKRKINDIEFSDFEKHGEVAVITSEISIKNIEKILALNYDYIFIDIGPRPFLINDISFSENVFILGNENEAKLFNKKIDIIKAGIRGVYYNNKLYPSNGKKAKYTTGLGDIFDAFFIDNYIKNFDIENSVYNAITAVEKVLDIPTPYQKIESCT from the coding sequence ATGAAAATAGATGTATATGGCGCTATATTTTATGACATTTATATTTACGGAGAAGAACCACATAAAAGTGAGATTTTAGAATTTCCTGGAGGTTCCGGTTTTAATATTTCCTATACTTTATATAAATTAGGAAATGAGGTTTATTTCAATGGAGTTATAGGAAATGACTTTAAGGGAAACTTTTTAAAAGAAAAAACACCTTTTAAGAATATAAAGGAAATTAAAAATCAGGAAACAGCTGTTTTCATTTCCAAAAACGATATTCCACTGGCAGTAAAAAGAAAAATAAATGATATTGAATTTTCTGATTTTGAAAAACATGGCGAAGTTGCTGTAATAACAAGTGAAATATCTATAAAAAATATTGAAAAAATATTAGCTTTAAACTATGATTATATATTTATAGATATAGGACCAAGACCTTTTTTAATTAATGATATTTCCTTTTCTGAAAATGTCTTTATTTTAGGAAATGAAAATGAAGCTAAATTATTTAATAAAAAAATTGATATTATAAAAGCAGGAATACGCGGCGTTTATTATAATAATAAATTATATCCTTCAAATGGTAAAAAGGCAAAATACACCACCGGACTTGGAGATATTTTTGATGCTTTTTTTATCGATAATTATATTAAAAATTTCGATATTGAAAACTCTGTATATAATGCTATAACCGCTGTTGAAAAAGTACTTGATATACCTACTCCATATCAAAAAATTGAATCCTGCACATAG
- a CDS encoding ABC transporter permease translates to MDSEIRYYTTIFMEYIKIKFRKLKRAKNMVYISSLQTLVFQLMNLILIFTVYKNDIIINGWSQYELLFLFSYTSIILDIYYIFSGGLFTLPYMYIHRGKFDKLLAYPFNTLSLLIFENISLYRLIPLIFNIALTIIFGIMIHVKLNILSLFLMFWNIITGFLILFGLTIILTSFSFVMKTRQSPASFLTLITGFAKYPLSFFDKFIQVILTYFIPYAYISYLPISFILNKNVKINYLCISTLLAIILFLTGIILFQIFTEKYRSVGSN, encoded by the coding sequence ATGGATAGCGAAATAAGATATTATACAACAATATTTATGGAATATATAAAAATAAAATTTAGGAAGTTAAAAAGAGCTAAAAATATGGTATATATATCTTCCCTGCAAACGCTTGTATTTCAATTAATGAATTTAATTTTGATATTTACTGTATATAAAAACGATATAATCATTAATGGCTGGAGTCAGTATGAATTATTGTTTTTGTTTTCTTATACCAGTATAATACTGGATATATATTATATATTCAGCGGTGGATTATTCACATTGCCATATATGTATATTCATCGCGGAAAATTTGATAAATTACTTGCATATCCATTTAATACATTAAGCCTTTTAATATTTGAAAATATATCTCTCTATAGATTAATTCCATTAATTTTCAATATAGCGCTTACAATAATATTTGGGATAATGATACATGTAAAATTAAATATATTATCTTTATTTTTAATGTTTTGGAATATAATAACAGGATTTTTAATACTTTTTGGATTGACAATAATTCTAACTTCATTTAGTTTTGTGATGAAAACAAGGCAATCACCAGCATCATTTTTAACGCTTATAACAGGATTTGCAAAATATCCATTAAGTTTTTTCGATAAATTTATCCAGGTAATACTAACCTATTTTATTCCATATGCTTATATATCCTATTTACCAATTTCTTTCATACTGAATAAAAATGTGAAAATAAATTATTTATGTATTTCAACACTACTGGCTATAATTTTATTTTTAACAGGAATAATATTATTTCAAATCTTTACTGAAAAATACAGGTCAGTAGGTTCAAACTAG
- a CDS encoding DUF362 domain-containing protein codes for MSSKVYFTNLRTRPGMNLLDKLERLVKKAGIENIDFKNKFVAIKIHFGEPGNLAYIRPNYAARLVKIIKSLGGKPFLTDANTLYTGRRSNALDHLESAYENGFNPHTLGCHVVIADGLKGTNYKEIPINLEYCKTAKIGTEIAESDVIISMAHFKGHEQAGFGGTLKNLGMGCASRGGKLELHSTSKPVIKTRNCVGCGICVNSCAYDAIHLNENRVAVIDYDKCVGCGQCVAVCQYNAAQVVWNEASEIMNKKIAEYTYAIVKDKPAFYINFIMNVSPDCDCWSHNDYPLVPDIGIAASFDPVALDMASVDLVKSAPVLPGSKIYSHEHQHEFVGEDKFKFVHPNADWEAGLIHGEKIGLGTRDYELIEV; via the coding sequence ATGTCATCAAAGGTTTATTTTACCAATTTAAGAACAAGACCTGGAATGAATTTGCTTGATAAACTCGAAAGATTGGTGAAAAAAGCTGGAATTGAAAATATAGATTTTAAAAATAAGTTTGTAGCAATAAAAATTCATTTTGGAGAACCTGGAAACCTTGCTTATATACGACCTAATTACGCTGCAAGATTGGTAAAAATTATAAAGTCATTGGGCGGAAAGCCTTTTTTAACTGATGCAAACACGCTATATACTGGAAGACGTTCAAATGCTTTAGACCACTTAGAAAGTGCCTACGAAAATGGTTTTAACCCACATACTCTTGGTTGTCATGTTGTAATTGCAGATGGTTTAAAAGGGACAAATTATAAAGAGATTCCAATAAATCTTGAATATTGTAAAACCGCAAAGATTGGAACTGAAATTGCAGAAAGTGATGTAATAATTTCTATGGCTCATTTCAAAGGACATGAACAGGCTGGTTTTGGTGGAACATTAAAAAATCTTGGTATGGGTTGTGCATCACGCGGTGGAAAACTCGAATTACATTCTACTTCAAAACCTGTTATAAAAACAAGAAACTGTGTGGGGTGTGGCATATGCGTAAATAGCTGTGCATATGATGCCATTCATCTAAACGAAAATAGAGTTGCTGTAATTGATTATGACAAATGCGTTGGATGCGGTCAATGTGTGGCTGTTTGCCAATATAATGCTGCTCAGGTAGTATGGAATGAAGCTTCAGAAATTATGAATAAAAAAATTGCTGAATATACTTATGCTATTGTCAAGGATAAACCTGCCTTTTATATTAATTTTATTATGAACGTCTCTCCAGATTGTGATTGCTGGTCACATAATGATTATCCACTTGTTCCTGATATTGGAATTGCTGCATCTTTTGATCCAGTTGCATTAGATATGGCCAGTGTTGATCTTGTAAAAAGTGCTCCGGTACTTCCTGGAAGTAAAATATATTCTCATGAACATCAACATGAATTTGTAGGTGAAGATAAATTCAAATTTGTTCATCCAAATGCTGATTGGGAAGCAGGTTTAATTCACGGAGAAAAAATAGGACTTGGAACAAGAGATTACGAATTAATCGAGGTATAA
- the dxr gene encoding 1-deoxy-D-xylulose-5-phosphate reductoisomerase, translating into MIVLKIAITGVTGSIGTQTLEVLEFLKNKGFDFEIVGVSAGSNDKKLIEIIKKWNPKYAAIEKKELSEKIENTNVFSGNGATLKMLKNSKPDFTIVATGGAAGIRHTLKAIEVSKRIGLANKESIVCGGNMLLNYAKEHNTEIIPVDSEHSALFQLKNGDDIPYKLIITASGGALRDVPLEELENVTVEDVLNHPVWSMGKRITIDSATMVNKGLEVIEAYYLFGIKNIDVVINRNSHIHSIIAYKDGVMKFHYGIPDMKIPIAYSITYPKRIFEYKLPDITLEPVKFEKVDYNRYPALKLAFEILGNQKLQITFNAADEIAVKLFLERKIKYTDIYKIVKNSVDYFEKQNIVLNDFEDIINLDREVRIYAEKIFS; encoded by the coding sequence GTGATAGTCTTGAAAATAGCTATAACAGGAGTTACTGGTTCTATTGGCACTCAAACGCTTGAAGTTTTGGAATTTCTTAAAAATAAAGGGTTTGATTTTGAAATTGTTGGAGTAAGTGCAGGTTCAAACGATAAAAAATTAATTGAAATAATAAAGAAGTGGAATCCAAAATATGCTGCAATTGAAAAAAAGGAACTATCGGAGAAAATTGAAAATACGAATGTATTTTCTGGCAATGGAGCAACATTGAAAATGCTTAAAAATTCAAAACCTGATTTTACTATTGTTGCAACTGGTGGTGCAGCCGGGATACGCCATACATTAAAAGCAATTGAAGTTTCAAAAAGAATAGGCCTTGCAAATAAAGAATCAATAGTATGTGGTGGAAATATGCTCTTAAATTATGCAAAAGAGCATAATACTGAAATAATACCTGTTGACAGTGAACATAGCGCGCTTTTTCAATTAAAAAACGGTGATGATATTCCATATAAATTAATAATAACAGCATCAGGTGGTGCATTAAGGGATGTTCCGCTGGAAGAATTAGAGAACGTAACAGTTGAAGATGTGTTAAATCATCCTGTATGGTCAATGGGGAAAAGGATTACAATTGATTCAGCAACAATGGTTAATAAGGGATTAGAAGTAATAGAAGCATATTATCTTTTTGGAATAAAGAATATAGATGTTGTAATAAATAGAAATAGTCACATTCATAGCATAATTGCATATAAAGATGGGGTTATGAAATTTCATTACGGTATTCCAGATATGAAAATACCTATTGCATATTCAATTACATATCCAAAAAGAATATTTGAATATAAATTGCCAGATATAACCTTAGAACCTGTAAAGTTTGAAAAGGTGGATTATAATAGATATCCGGCATTAAAACTTGCTTTTGAAATTTTAGGGAATCAAAAGCTTCAGATAACTTTTAATGCAGCCGATGAAATTGCAGTTAAATTATTTCTCGAAAGAAAGATTAAATATACAGACATCTATAAAATTGTAAAGAACAGTGTTGATTATTTTGAAAAGCAAAATATAGTTTTAAATGACTTTGAGGATATTATTAATCTTGATAGAGAAGTTAGGATATACGCTGAAAAAATATTTTCTTAA
- a CDS encoding class I SAM-dependent methyltransferase has translation MTRYDFISKHYDTFLRSLERNTLDMFRQRFVPMIKGYTLDLAVGTGNNIKYYPENSKVVLIDKSVKMLEIAKQKSLDRKDLDLKFINTSVENMPFEDETFDTILSIDVFCSVKNPFNSMLEVKRVLKNGGTGIFVEHGLTGNILKDFMLYLTTLITYPLAGSSMVRKPLDYIKHAEFQIKEYGYLKGSFYYFIVRKEF, from the coding sequence ATGACCCGATATGATTTTATTTCAAAACATTATGATACATTTTTAAGAAGCCTTGAAAGAAATACATTGGATATGTTCAGACAAAGATTTGTACCGATGATAAAAGGATATACACTCGATCTTGCAGTTGGAACCGGGAATAATATAAAATATTATCCTGAAAATTCAAAAGTTGTTTTAATAGATAAAAGTGTTAAAATGCTGGAAATTGCAAAACAAAAGTCTTTAGATAGAAAAGATCTGGATCTGAAATTTATAAACACATCTGTTGAAAATATGCCTTTTGAAGATGAGACATTTGATACTATATTATCTATAGACGTATTTTGTTCGGTAAAAAATCCATTTAATTCTATGTTGGAGGTTAAACGAGTTTTGAAAAACGGTGGAACCGGGATATTTGTTGAACATGGATTAACAGGAAATATTTTAAAGGATTTTATGTTATATCTTACAACGCTTATTACCTATCCGCTTGCAGGTTCTTCGATGGTTAGAAAACCTCTTGACTATATTAAGCATGCTGAATTTCAAATAAAGGAATATGGATATCTTAAAGGTTCTTTTTATTATTTTATTGTAAGGAAGGAGTTTTAA